In the Pedobacter cryoconitis genome, CAGTAGTTATACTTAAAACTTTGCAACCTGGTATTCATCGTTGTCTTTTTTGCAGTGCTGCAAGAAGAAATGATTGCAATAGAAGCTATTGCGAAGGTTGTTTTCAGAAGTTGTGTCATAAATAGACGTTAAAGATGCTTTGAATTTCTGATAGAATCCTGTTAATATAAATAAAATCAGAATTAAAGCTTAAAAAGGAGCAGCCAAAAAAGACAAAGGCCCTATTGATTTGTTCAATAAGGCCTTTGTCTTTTAGACCACAGCTTCAACCAGAAGATCTTCATGCAGGGTCACACTCTGAAGGGATTGGTTTTGATCAAACCAGAAACAAGTCACATAACCGACTTCTGTTAGCGTACCGGCAGTCATATTCGGGCCGCCCGATTTTAGCGCTACAATTGCGCCTGTTGCAAATTTTGCCATAAGATTCAGTTTTAGTATTAGGTTTTATTAATGAAATCTGCTTTTGATATTACGAGTATAGGTAATTTCTACTACAAATATAGTGTGCCTGTATTATTAATGAAATACTTATACTATTTTGAAATAGTTGTAGTACTATTAAACAATATTAGCTTAACACTGAGTTGATAGTGTAATCATTGTTTTGTAAAACATATCTAAACATTTTTTATGAAAAAAGCTATACTCTCATCCTGCCTTATGCTTACCTTATCCTTATATTCCTGTAAAAAGAATAATGGGGGAACGATCACCGGAAATATGACTTATCCAGATATGGCCGAAGCTTCAGACCCTGCGGTATTGATGACTGCAGCAAACGGCGTAAAAGTATATAATGGAGGCTTTGGTTCTGCTGTAGCAGCTGACCCCAATGATCCTGAAGTTTTTTACCTGTTAACAGACCGTGGCCCTAATGCAGATGGTCCTGCAGATAATATCAAGATATTTGGTAAGCCCGACTTTACGCCTCAGATTGGTAAATTCCGTTTGAAAGAAGGAAAGTTAGTTTTGGAGCAAACCATATTATTGAAAAATGCTGCCGGAATCAACCTAAGCGGTTTGCCAAATTTGCCAGGTGCTGGCTCT is a window encoding:
- a CDS encoding DUF2158 domain-containing protein — translated: MAKFATGAIVALKSGGPNMTAGTLTEVGYVTCFWFDQNQSLQSVTLHEDLLVEAVV